The following are encoded in a window of Phragmites australis chromosome 22, lpPhrAust1.1, whole genome shotgun sequence genomic DNA:
- the LOC133905154 gene encoding uncharacterized protein LOC133905154 produces the protein MAVFVKPQDHMGGKNGLASYALYKYASPHDLISESVGAHSPPPPPPPPLTNKMVHRPAAADQEAGRLQQDRAAARGGRRQQQQAQELMLRRLLPCNKGKACRFKRTCFSEEEDAASSAMLLLACVVFAPSL, from the coding sequence ATGGCCGTCTTTGTAAAACCGCAGGACCACATGGGCGGCAAGAACGGCCTAGCTAGCTACGCCCTCTATAAATACGCCTCACCACATGACCTTATCTCAGAATCTGTTGGCGCtcactctcctcctcctcctcctcctcctcctctaaccaACAAGATGGTTCACCGGCCGGCTGCAGCCGATCAGGAGGCGGGGCGGCTCCAGCAGGACCGGGCGGCGGCGAGAGGCGGGAGGCGTCAGCAGCAGCAGGCGCAGGAGCTGAtgctgcggcggctgctgccgtGCAACAAGGGGAAGGCGTGCCGGTTCAAGCGCACCTGCTtcagcgaggaggaggacgccgcctcctccgccatgCTGCTCCTCGCCTGCGTCGTCTTCGCCCCCTCTCTTTGA